ACGCAATTTTCCGTTATCGTCCAGCCATTCCCTTTCAAGAAAGACTTGTATTCGTCTTCCGTCCATTCGTGCGCAAAGCGAACACCGACAAGACTCAAAAGCTTTTGCCACAAGTTTCTTTTGCCGTCAGCAGGGAATATAAAGTTCGGAGCTATCAGCACGCCGTCATCTTTCAAGACGCGGCGGATTTCCGCAAGCGCCTTCGAGGGCTCCGGGATAATGTGGAGTGCATTCGCAATCACGACGACATCAAAAGCGTTGTCCATGAACCGCAACGAAGTCGCATCAGCCACTTCAAAACGCACATTCTCCGGATTCTTCGCCTTGCGAGCCGTCTCAATCATCTTCGGAGCAAAATCAGTCGCCACCACATGATTTGCATGCGGAGCAATATGCCGCGCAATCATCCCCGGACCCGTTGCAAGCTCAAGCACATCCTTGCCCCGCGCGACCTCGCCAATTCGCCCATACATAAAATCATAAATATCCTTCTGCGAACGCATCGCGAATTCATAAACCGGCGCAAAGATATCCCAAATGTTCTTACTCATCATTTTCTCCTAAAAAACGCACTCTCCTCATGACAAGGAAAGTGCGCTAACCGATTAAAACAAAATCTAGTTATTAAAAGTTCTGTGCAACGACAATTTGCTTCCGCAAAATGGCACCATCCAAGAATTCAAACATCGTGCGGTATGCTTTATCGCGGACATCCTTACGCGAAAGGAACAAGTCGTGCATGCCGTCCGTAATCGTTACAGTCGTGACATCGTTACCCAATTTCGGAGCCCACTTTTCAAGGAGATTCACATCGAGCATGCAATCGCAACGCATGTAGTCGTCATCCCACTTGACCGTGTTCACCGTACAGCCGCTACGCATCATGAGAACAGGAGCCTTGATCTGCATTCCCGCATGGATCCACTTGATGCCGCGAGTTGTCGCACGGAGGTATCCAAAATACTGTTGTGGCCATTCATCGCTTTTCAATTTACGATTGAATTCCCACTCGCCCTTTTCACTTTTCAAAAGAGATATGTTGTACTTAGGGGCTTCCTGTTTCGGAGCGGGTGCATCGGGCAACAACAGCGCAATATCCGAGAATACAGGGAACGCCACATTGCGGACAAACCAGCTATTTTTATAATCCAGGAACGGACTATTCAAAACGAGAGCTGCAAAATCTTCGCTATTACGTTCATTCAAGTAATTCGGCGTGATCAACCCACCCTGCGAATGGCCGAGAATGACAAACGGCAATTTTGCATTTGAGCCTTTCGCAGCAATACTCTTGCTAAGCGCAATAGCCGCATCCAATTCCGCATAGTATTCCTTGACGCTACGCATATCCGAACGCGGCTCGCCTTCACTATACGAACGACCATTGTAATGCAAGTCAATTGCAAAGAACGCAAAACCCGCAGAATCCGATTTTTCCGCAAGTTCTTCCTGGAAGAAGTAATCATTGTAGCCATGCACGTACAAGATAATTCCACGCGGATTCGGTTCATGCCTCAACGCAC
This is a stretch of genomic DNA from Fibrobacter sp. UWB13. It encodes these proteins:
- a CDS encoding class I SAM-dependent methyltransferase translates to MSKNIWDIFAPVYEFAMRSQKDIYDFMYGRIGEVARGKDVLELATGPGMIARHIAPHANHVVATDFAPKMIETARKAKNPENVRFEVADATSLRFMDNAFDVVVIANALHIIPEPSKALAEIRRVLKDDGVLIAPNFIFPADGKRNLWQKLLSLVGVRFAHEWTEDEYKSFLKGNGWTITENCVIKGRIDLAYVECGK
- a CDS encoding alpha/beta hydrolase; amino-acid sequence: MNKLKSFVVAASVVLLFTTSANACLAACKEKKRDEAYSKQLSAATLQTVIDNALPLKAVDPELGEPYQVYPIDVKPYDKDFHATLIEYPYGSSPRALRHEPNPRGIILYVHGYNDYFFQEELAEKSDSAGFAFFAIDLHYNGRSYSEGEPRSDMRSVKEYYAELDAAIALSKSIAAKGSNAKLPFVILGHSQGGLITPNYLNERNSEDFAALVLNSPFLDYKNSWFVRNVAFPVFSDIALLLPDAPAPKQEAPKYNISLLKSEKGEWEFNRKLKSDEWPQQYFGYLRATTRGIKWIHAGMQIKAPVLMMRSGCTVNTVKWDDDYMRCDCMLDVNLLEKWAPKLGNDVTTVTITDGMHDLFLSRKDVRDKAYRTMFEFLDGAILRKQIVVAQNF